From one Bacillus sp. FJAT-42376 genomic stretch:
- a CDS encoding GNAT family N-acetyltransferase, whose translation MMNLQEALTLDFAYLETFTTRKDTPWGSLFLNENEPNYYDANHAHISGECSNPADVADEVIRFYQSRNIIPRFYLYQLQKQQSFITELQTRGFQYEELTNPVQIWTGQVETVPSQNVTIEKVNLENFHEALQIQCSIKEFGGTNVIEKIFKKQFNHPSFTHYLLRYDGEACAAACIFEEGKQARIESVATLQAYRGKGLIGELLAFIQKEAMRKNIEKLWVFPINERVEKVYSRYGFKTIASMKTGHAFLGGKSIKEIQS comes from the coding sequence ATAATGAACCTGCAAGAAGCATTAACACTTGATTTCGCTTATCTGGAAACGTTCACAACACGGAAAGATACACCTTGGGGTTCCCTGTTTTTAAACGAAAACGAGCCAAACTATTATGATGCCAATCATGCCCATATCAGCGGGGAGTGTTCCAATCCGGCGGATGTCGCCGATGAAGTCATCCGCTTTTATCAGTCCAGAAACATCATCCCAAGATTCTACCTCTATCAGCTTCAAAAGCAGCAATCATTCATTACGGAACTGCAGACAAGAGGTTTTCAATATGAAGAGCTGACTAATCCTGTTCAGATCTGGACGGGACAGGTTGAAACGGTGCCGAGCCAGAACGTAACGATTGAAAAGGTCAATCTGGAAAATTTTCATGAGGCCCTTCAAATTCAATGCAGCATCAAAGAATTCGGCGGGACGAACGTGATTGAAAAAATCTTCAAAAAACAATTCAATCATCCCTCCTTCACCCACTATCTTCTCCGCTATGACGGAGAAGCGTGTGCAGCTGCCTGTATATTTGAAGAAGGCAAACAGGCCCGAATAGAAAGCGTCGCCACTCTTCAGGCATACAGAGGGAAAGGGCTGATTGGGGAGCTGCTCGCCTTTATCCAAAAAGAAGCCATGAGAAAAAACATTGAGAAACTTTGGGTATTTCCGATCAATGAAAGGGTTGAAAAGGTCTACAGCCGCTACGGCTTTAAAACCATTGCCTCAATGAAAACGGGGCATGCGTTTTTAGGAGGAAAGAGCATTAAGGAGATTCAGAGTTAG
- a CDS encoding alpha/beta hydrolase, with the protein MQRIKKIMMYSTAAIILFIILALFFPSWTSNIKGDNSIHALEQVKINGSNHEIMIRGTDKNHPVVLFVHGGPGSSEIPYAAKFQDLLESNFTVVQYDQRASGKSYHFFEDYSNLSTDLLVDDLLAMTDYISKRLGKEKVILAGHSFGTYIAALAASEAPEKYEAYVGIGQMSDTAESETDSLNYTINQAQKAENTKDVSVLKELADKIKKGEAFTPRDLVMKYGGASRGMNSPDGNNISMLLSTEYNLLDVIRYNYGIAFSQETLVKEVLKKPLSDRVKQFDLPIYFVMGKYDYMTSTDAAKTYFDQLNAGKKEFITFDQSAHYPQLEEKEHFNEWMYNTFIKNK; encoded by the coding sequence ATGCAGCGTATAAAAAAAATCATGATGTACTCAACAGCAGCTATCATCTTATTCATCATTTTGGCACTTTTTTTTCCTTCTTGGACTTCAAACATTAAGGGAGATAACAGCATCCATGCGCTGGAACAAGTAAAAATCAACGGGAGCAATCATGAAATCATGATTCGAGGAACGGATAAAAATCATCCTGTTGTTCTATTTGTTCATGGCGGACCCGGATCCTCAGAGATTCCGTATGCTGCCAAATTCCAGGATCTGCTGGAATCCAATTTTACCGTCGTCCAGTATGACCAGCGGGCAAGCGGGAAATCCTATCATTTTTTCGAGGATTATTCGAATCTTTCAACAGACCTGCTTGTAGATGATTTACTGGCCATGACGGACTACATTTCAAAACGGCTCGGGAAAGAAAAAGTGATTTTAGCAGGCCATTCGTTCGGTACGTATATTGCGGCACTGGCGGCTTCCGAAGCCCCTGAAAAATATGAAGCCTATGTTGGGATCGGACAGATGAGTGATACAGCAGAAAGTGAAACGGACAGTTTAAACTACACGATTAATCAGGCTCAAAAAGCCGAAAATACGAAAGACGTGTCCGTGTTAAAAGAATTGGCAGACAAAATAAAAAAGGGGGAAGCGTTTACCCCGAGGGACCTTGTCATGAAATATGGCGGTGCTTCAAGAGGGATGAATAGCCCTGACGGAAATAACATCAGCATGCTTCTGAGCACTGAATACAATCTATTGGATGTTATCCGCTATAATTATGGAATTGCTTTTTCTCAAGAGACCCTGGTAAAAGAGGTTTTAAAAAAACCATTGTCTGATCGGGTAAAACAATTCGATTTACCGATTTATTTTGTTATGGGCAAGTATGATTATATGACTTCAACCGACGCGGCCAAAACCTATTTTGATCAACTGAATGCCGGGAAAAAAGAATTTATTACGTTTGATCAGTCCGCTCATTATCCGCAATTGGAAGAAAAGGAACATTTTAATGAGTGGATGTATAATACGTTTATCAAAAACAAGTAA
- the nhaC gene encoding Na+/H+ antiporter NhaC: protein MESDFIRFRTSLLILAVMLGTIFTCLFYIKTEPHLPLILCLVFLALFGKAKGQKWSSLEKGMVSGIQNGIQPILVLALIGMLIAAWMFSGTIPTVIDFSLSVIQPQFLLITGLISCMIVSMLVGSSFTTVSTVGVALMGIAAAAGIPLEWAAGAVICGACFGDKMSPMSDTTNFAAGVAEISIIEHIRHMTKTTIPAILLTAVIFFIMGRTIAIDPAGAGEMKEITKAISAAVNTGWFTLISPIIVVALAMLRKPIIPTLIIGLATAGLTGILAGNGDFAQFMTILQNGTKFEVANEQAASILNRGGLQSMMWSISLIMIAFALGGLMEKLGVIQSLMNGLIKKVRTRGQLIASTAASSVSVNFSTGEQYMSILIPGQSLKPMYGKLGIPNKYMSRTLEDAGTLVNPLVPWGVSGAFFAQSLGVDVVQYLPFAFFLYLSPIFSILFGFLPDKKADSIKLAA, encoded by the coding sequence ATGGAATCTGATTTTATTCGATTTAGAACTTCATTACTCATTTTAGCCGTTATGCTGGGGACGATATTCACGTGTCTCTTCTATATAAAAACAGAGCCCCATCTCCCTTTAATTCTCTGCCTGGTTTTCCTGGCCCTATTCGGAAAAGCAAAGGGGCAAAAATGGAGCTCGCTTGAAAAAGGAATGGTCAGCGGCATTCAGAACGGCATCCAGCCAATTCTTGTTTTGGCTCTGATCGGCATGCTGATTGCTGCCTGGATGTTCAGCGGCACCATTCCAACCGTTATTGACTTTTCTCTGTCCGTGATTCAGCCTCAGTTTCTTCTGATCACAGGACTGATCAGCTGCATGATTGTTTCTATGCTTGTGGGAAGCAGTTTTACGACGGTCAGTACGGTAGGAGTGGCTTTGATGGGAATTGCGGCAGCTGCCGGGATTCCATTGGAGTGGGCTGCGGGCGCTGTGATTTGCGGAGCCTGTTTCGGGGATAAGATGTCGCCGATGTCGGATACGACAAACTTTGCGGCTGGAGTGGCTGAAATCTCCATCATCGAGCATATCCGCCATATGACGAAGACGACGATCCCGGCTATTTTGCTGACAGCCGTTATTTTCTTCATTATGGGACGGACGATTGCCATAGACCCGGCAGGAGCCGGTGAAATGAAGGAAATCACGAAAGCCATCTCAGCTGCGGTCAATACCGGCTGGTTCACGTTAATTTCACCTATTATCGTCGTTGCACTCGCTATGCTCAGAAAACCGATCATTCCAACCCTGATCATTGGACTGGCAACAGCCGGTCTCACTGGTATTTTAGCCGGCAATGGCGACTTTGCCCAGTTTATGACCATCCTTCAAAATGGGACGAAATTTGAAGTAGCGAATGAACAGGCTGCTTCCATTTTAAACCGCGGCGGCCTTCAATCCATGATGTGGTCGATCTCCCTCATTATGATTGCCTTCGCCCTCGGCGGCTTAATGGAAAAACTAGGGGTCATCCAGTCGCTGATGAACGGACTGATTAAAAAGGTGAGAACACGGGGCCAGCTCATCGCATCGACGGCAGCCTCTTCCGTCAGCGTCAATTTTTCAACCGGCGAGCAGTATATGTCCATTCTGATTCCCGGCCAATCGCTTAAACCGATGTACGGAAAACTGGGGATTCCGAACAAGTACATGTCGAGAACGCTTGAAGATGCAGGAACCCTCGTCAATCCCCTTGTTCCATGGGGTGTCAGCGGAGCCTTTTTCGCCCAGTCACTCGGCGTTGACGTTGTACAGTACCTGCCGTTTGCTTTCTTTTTGTACCTGTCTCCAATCTTTTCAATCTTGTTCGGATTTCTGCCGGATAAGAAAGCCGATTCTATTAAATTGGCCGCCTGA
- a CDS encoding universal stress protein has translation MNTIRHLLVAFNGSEDSKEALSAGISLSKQLNAHLSVLHVYEDEPNPPVTASSTQPLYANRMSGDGMTNYPMPPVVEASKQPYPEEQYSTDGTNRITAEAQSILQQNQIKGEVKVMDGNPSDAILSYAEEIGADMIVIGQRNLSGIKKLITSSVSEKVTKESVIPVLIAK, from the coding sequence ATGAATACCATTCGTCACCTGCTCGTCGCGTTCAATGGATCAGAAGACAGCAAGGAAGCACTGTCAGCCGGCATTAGCTTGAGCAAACAGCTTAATGCCCATTTATCCGTTCTTCATGTATATGAAGACGAACCGAATCCGCCTGTCACCGCATCGTCCACTCAGCCGCTCTATGCCAACCGGATGAGCGGAGATGGCATGACTAATTATCCAATGCCCCCTGTCGTTGAAGCAAGCAAACAGCCTTATCCCGAAGAGCAATATTCAACAGACGGGACAAACCGCATCACAGCTGAAGCTCAATCCATTCTTCAGCAAAACCAGATCAAAGGCGAAGTAAAAGTAATGGACGGGAACCCGTCTGACGCCATTCTCTCCTATGCTGAAGAAATCGGAGCCGATATGATCGTTATCGGACAGCGCAATCTATCCGGCATTAAGAAGCTTATTACAAGCAGCGTCAGTGAAAAGGTAACCAAAGAGTCGGTCATTCCAGTGCTGATTGCCAAATAA
- a CDS encoding PBP1A family penicillin-binding protein produces MKKKFRLKIFIIVLLIAVLAGLLLHQVMIARADVSKLEKSIVQPTSIYDQNGKLASKLSSSKVEWMDYEEMPKNFEHALVATEDRDFYKHHGIDYLGIVRAAVKNIAAGGVVEGGSTITQQLAKNTFLTQDQTFTRKFDEYFLAKKIEQEYSKENILELYANQVYFGEGAWGLKKAAQTYFGKEPEDLSDSESAILVGLIKAPNNYSPVKNYDKAIERRNVVLKLMEKQKFLSKADADKARNEELVLKEKSTDPLKGKYPSYVDQIIAEASQRYGISQEKLLAGGYQIHTELNQDMQAGLEEVFKDDSLFPQSKTDQMVQAGSVLIDPKTGGIQALIGGRGEHSFRQFNRATQLKRQPGSIMKPIAAYTPAIEKGYTLDSPLKDEEMDFGNYTPKNIDGQYRGTVSLYDAFIHSYNVPAVYTLSKIGIDAGLHSAKRFGIPVTEKDRQYGLALGGLNEGVSPLQMAEAFSAFPNKGIRNEAHSITSIVNSDGKTIGEWKGAKTKATDPETASKIIQLMLGTVNEGTGKNARIDGWELAGKTGSTQDPNGGDGTKDQWFAGFTPNLAGALWVGYDKTDADNILDTTASKTAAPLYKKIMERALKNEEKQSFNLPLYQKPAPLPAPAPPGGNFGGSFDEKGKKEHKDHGHKKQGDLEKKIKDKIKKEQKKLKEKFKNG; encoded by the coding sequence ATGAAGAAAAAATTTCGTTTGAAAATATTTATTATTGTTTTGCTGATTGCTGTTCTGGCAGGACTTCTCCTTCATCAGGTCATGATTGCGAGGGCGGATGTCAGTAAGCTTGAGAAGTCAATTGTTCAGCCGACTTCCATCTATGATCAGAATGGGAAGCTTGCGAGCAAGCTCTCATCTTCTAAAGTGGAGTGGATGGACTACGAGGAAATGCCAAAGAACTTTGAACATGCTCTCGTCGCCACGGAAGACCGGGACTTCTATAAGCATCATGGAATTGATTATCTTGGAATTGTTCGTGCGGCGGTGAAAAATATCGCGGCAGGAGGCGTAGTGGAGGGCGGAAGCACCATTACACAGCAGCTTGCCAAAAATACGTTCCTGACTCAGGATCAAACGTTTACCCGGAAATTTGATGAATACTTTTTGGCCAAGAAAATTGAACAGGAGTATTCCAAAGAAAATATTCTGGAGCTTTACGCGAACCAGGTTTATTTTGGAGAGGGTGCGTGGGGGCTGAAAAAAGCGGCGCAAACCTATTTCGGAAAAGAGCCTGAAGATTTATCTGACAGCGAATCGGCTATTTTGGTCGGACTGATAAAAGCGCCGAATAACTACTCGCCTGTAAAAAATTACGATAAAGCGATTGAACGGCGCAATGTCGTGCTCAAGTTAATGGAGAAACAGAAATTTCTTTCAAAAGCGGATGCGGATAAAGCCCGGAACGAAGAGCTCGTTTTAAAAGAGAAATCAACCGATCCGCTGAAGGGAAAATATCCATCTTACGTGGATCAGATCATCGCAGAAGCGAGCCAGCGCTACGGCATTTCCCAGGAAAAGCTTCTTGCCGGCGGCTATCAGATTCATACCGAATTGAATCAGGATATGCAGGCAGGTCTGGAAGAAGTATTTAAGGATGACAGCCTGTTCCCTCAGAGTAAAACCGACCAAATGGTCCAGGCGGGCTCGGTGTTAATTGACCCGAAAACGGGCGGTATTCAAGCTCTGATCGGAGGAAGGGGAGAGCATTCCTTCCGCCAATTTAACAGGGCGACCCAGCTGAAAAGACAGCCGGGATCCATCATGAAGCCGATCGCTGCGTATACACCTGCAATTGAAAAAGGATATACGCTGGATTCACCGCTGAAGGATGAGGAAATGGATTTCGGCAATTATACGCCTAAAAATATTGATGGACAGTACCGGGGTACGGTCTCTCTTTATGACGCGTTTATTCATTCCTATAATGTTCCGGCTGTATATACCCTAAGCAAAATCGGAATTGATGCGGGACTGCATTCCGCAAAAAGATTCGGTATTCCGGTTACGGAAAAAGACCGCCAATACGGACTGGCTCTCGGCGGATTGAATGAAGGGGTTTCCCCGCTGCAGATGGCAGAAGCCTTTTCGGCCTTCCCGAATAAAGGGATCCGAAATGAAGCCCATTCCATTACGAGCATCGTAAATTCCGATGGAAAAACCATTGGGGAGTGGAAGGGAGCTAAAACAAAGGCAACCGACCCTGAGACAGCGTCGAAAATCATCCAGCTTATGCTTGGAACGGTAAATGAAGGAACCGGGAAAAACGCACGGATTGACGGGTGGGAGTTAGCCGGAAAGACCGGTTCCACTCAGGATCCAAACGGCGGGGACGGCACGAAGGATCAGTGGTTTGCAGGCTTTACACCAAACCTAGCCGGAGCCCTCTGGGTCGGCTATGACAAAACCGATGCGGATAACATCCTTGATACAACAGCCAGCAAAACCGCGGCTCCGCTTTATAAAAAAATCATGGAGCGTGCCCTGAAAAACGAGGAAAAGCAAAGCTTCAATCTGCCGCTCTACCAAAAACCTGCCCCATTACCAGCACCAGCACCGCCCGGAGGCAATTTTGGAGGCAGCTTTGATGAAAAAGGGAAAAAAGAGCATAAAGACCACGGCCACAAAAAACAGGGCGACCTTGAAAAGAAGATAAAAGACAAAATTAAAAAAGAACAGAAGAAGCTGAAAGAAAAATTTAAAAACGGATAA
- a CDS encoding ABC transporter ATP-binding protein, producing MFSVLGKLKWFFKKYWLRYAIAIILLQMVNVLEVVPPKLLGTVIDEIKAGTFSSESLIRYILLFLGLGAVTYTMTYFWMYNLFGGAQLIEKILRSRFMNHLIKMTPRFYEQNRTGDLMARATNDLRQVSLTTGFGILTLVDSSLFMLTILFSMAFLISWKLTIAAVLPLPLMAIAMNLYGKKIHERFTQAQDSFGDLNDKVLESVQGVRVLRAFVQEKEDVKRFSQMTDDVYRKNVAVAKIDALFDPTVKLLVGISYMIGLGFGAYLVFNQELTLGELVSFNVYLGMMIWPMFAIGELINIMQRGNASLDRVNETLAYEEDVKDHEHPIEAAVPETIEFRNVTFQYPSSSVENLKSLSFKAGRGETVGIVGKTGSGKTTVIRQLLRQYPHGKGEILIAGVPIQRIPMETMQKWIGYVPQDHILFSRSVRENILFGKKNGTEGDVEQAIDSAFFRKDIEMLPEGLKTLVGEKGVALSGGQKQRISIARALIANPEILILDDSLSAVDAKTETAIIENIRRERAGKTTFITTHRLSAVEHADRILVLEDGRIAEEGTHEQLMKEDGWYKTQYERQQVEAQNEGGVGA from the coding sequence ATGTTTTCAGTTTTAGGGAAATTAAAATGGTTTTTTAAAAAATACTGGCTTCGCTATGCCATCGCTATTATTTTGCTGCAGATGGTGAATGTACTCGAGGTCGTTCCTCCGAAGCTTCTCGGCACAGTAATCGATGAGATCAAGGCAGGAACGTTTTCGTCAGAATCTCTGATCAGGTATATCCTTTTATTCCTCGGTCTCGGTGCTGTTACGTACACGATGACCTACTTCTGGATGTACAATTTGTTCGGAGGAGCCCAGCTGATCGAGAAAATCCTCCGCTCCAGATTTATGAATCATCTGATCAAAATGACTCCGAGATTTTATGAGCAGAACCGGACGGGTGATTTAATGGCCCGGGCGACGAATGATCTCAGACAGGTTTCCTTGACGACCGGCTTCGGGATTTTGACGCTTGTCGATTCGAGTTTGTTTATGCTCACTATACTCTTTTCGATGGCCTTCCTCATCAGCTGGAAGCTTACGATTGCTGCAGTGCTGCCGCTTCCGCTTATGGCGATTGCCATGAATCTGTACGGAAAGAAAATTCATGAACGGTTTACGCAGGCGCAGGACTCGTTCGGGGATTTGAATGACAAGGTGCTTGAGTCTGTTCAGGGAGTCCGGGTTCTGAGAGCCTTCGTGCAGGAGAAAGAGGATGTAAAACGGTTCAGTCAAATGACCGATGACGTATACAGGAAAAACGTGGCGGTCGCAAAAATTGACGCTTTGTTTGATCCGACCGTGAAGCTACTGGTGGGAATCAGCTATATGATCGGGCTTGGATTTGGGGCTTATCTTGTTTTTAACCAGGAGCTGACGCTCGGGGAACTGGTTTCCTTTAACGTCTATCTTGGAATGATGATCTGGCCGATGTTTGCAATCGGTGAACTGATCAATATTATGCAAAGGGGAAATGCTTCCCTTGACCGCGTCAATGAGACACTCGCCTATGAAGAGGATGTAAAGGATCATGAGCATCCGATTGAGGCCGCAGTGCCGGAGACGATTGAATTCAGGAATGTGACGTTCCAGTATCCGTCTTCCTCTGTTGAAAATCTAAAGAGCCTTTCGTTTAAAGCGGGCAGGGGGGAAACCGTCGGAATCGTCGGGAAAACCGGAAGCGGCAAAACGACGGTCATCCGCCAGCTTCTAAGACAGTACCCTCATGGAAAAGGCGAAATTCTGATTGCGGGAGTACCCATTCAGCGGATTCCAATGGAAACGATGCAAAAATGGATCGGCTATGTTCCGCAAGACCATATCTTATTTTCCAGAAGCGTCCGGGAAAACATTCTCTTCGGGAAGAAGAACGGAACGGAGGGGGATGTGGAGCAGGCAATCGATTCAGCCTTTTTCCGAAAAGATATCGAGATGCTTCCTGAGGGGCTTAAAACCCTCGTCGGGGAAAAAGGGGTCGCGTTATCAGGAGGGCAGAAGCAGCGGATTTCGATTGCACGGGCCCTTATTGCCAATCCTGAAATTCTGATTTTGGATGATTCGCTTTCAGCAGTGGATGCAAAAACGGAAACCGCCATTATTGAAAACATCCGCCGCGAGCGGGCAGGAAAAACAACATTTATTACGACCCATCGTCTGTCAGCAGTTGAGCATGCCGACCGGATTCTTGTCCTGGAAGATGGCCGGATTGCGGAAGAAGGCACACATGAGCAGCTGATGAAAGAAGATGGCTGGTACAAGACACAATATGAACGCCAGCAGGTTGAGGCGCAAAATGAAGGCGGGGTGGGCGCATGA
- a CDS encoding ABC transporter ATP-binding protein yields MKTGNRLVQYALHYKKTLIAALLMLTVAVSAELTGPIIAKKMIDDHIIGIEKPWYETESSGKDTVQYHGRTYKRADRFEKGEQKGKQVQVLQTELNYYFIPEAVKEDGKRSAKNGQFTIKNRDGETRYPAQKLSKDELLKFYEPEVNGLIFLMSLYLGLLVLASFFNYGQRFFLQVTSNRIIQKMRQDIFEHIQRLPIQYFDNLPAGKVVARVTNDTEAIRELYVAVLATFFTSAIYITGIFIALFLLEAKLALICMAILPILVLWTIAYRKFSSDYNEKIRTLVSDINAMVNESIQGMTIIQAFRRQKETAKEFEELNEAHFRYQNKLLSVNALLSHNMVGFIRNVAFVALIWYFGGASLTPGSMVSLGVLYAFVDYLNRLFQPISGIVNQFAQLEQARVASNRVFSLLDEKGIDVAEADNKRYKGNVVFEHVTFGYTEDHDVLKDIHFEAKQGETVALVGHTGSGKSSIMNLLFRFYDVKKGRIMIDGVNIQDLSRQEIRKHMGIVLQDPFLFTGTIASNVSLENEQITREQIEKALTDVGAENLLKNLPKGFDEPVIEKGGTLSSGQRQLISFARALAYDPAILILDEATASIDTETETVIQEALEVLKKGRTTFIIAHRLSTIKNADQILVLDRGRIAEQGNHDELMKLEGKYYQMYQLQQGKQNAGSSLAG; encoded by the coding sequence ATGAAAACAGGAAATCGCTTAGTCCAATACGCGCTTCATTATAAAAAAACACTGATTGCAGCTCTGCTTATGCTGACAGTCGCCGTCAGTGCAGAACTGACCGGACCGATTATTGCAAAGAAGATGATTGATGACCATATTATCGGAATTGAAAAGCCGTGGTATGAAACAGAATCATCCGGAAAAGATACGGTTCAATATCATGGCCGGACTTATAAGAGAGCAGACCGTTTTGAAAAAGGAGAGCAGAAAGGGAAACAAGTTCAAGTTCTTCAAACGGAATTGAATTATTATTTTATCCCTGAAGCTGTCAAAGAAGATGGCAAACGAAGTGCAAAAAACGGACAGTTTACGATAAAAAACCGGGATGGTGAAACGCGGTATCCCGCTCAAAAGCTCAGCAAAGATGAATTGCTGAAATTTTATGAGCCGGAAGTAAACGGGCTGATCTTCCTGATGTCCCTGTATTTAGGGCTGCTCGTTCTGGCATCATTTTTTAACTACGGCCAGCGTTTCTTTCTTCAGGTGACGTCCAACCGGATCATCCAAAAAATGAGGCAGGATATTTTTGAGCATATCCAGAGGCTGCCGATTCAGTATTTTGATAATCTGCCTGCCGGAAAAGTAGTGGCGAGGGTCACAAACGATACAGAAGCAATCAGGGAACTATATGTGGCGGTTCTCGCTACGTTCTTTACAAGTGCGATTTATATCACCGGAATTTTCATCGCCCTGTTCCTGCTGGAGGCAAAACTTGCCCTTATTTGTATGGCTATTCTGCCGATTCTCGTTCTGTGGACCATTGCCTACCGGAAATTCTCCTCTGATTATAATGAGAAAATCCGGACACTCGTCAGTGACATCAATGCCATGGTCAATGAGTCGATACAGGGAATGACGATTATTCAGGCTTTCCGCCGCCAAAAGGAGACAGCAAAGGAGTTTGAAGAGCTGAATGAAGCGCATTTCCGGTATCAGAATAAGCTGCTGAGCGTGAATGCTCTTTTATCCCATAACATGGTCGGCTTTATCCGGAATGTCGCGTTCGTTGCTCTTATCTGGTATTTCGGAGGGGCATCATTAACCCCCGGATCCATGGTGTCTCTCGGTGTTCTGTATGCGTTTGTTGATTACCTGAACCGTTTGTTTCAGCCGATTTCAGGAATTGTCAATCAGTTTGCCCAGCTGGAGCAGGCGCGTGTTGCATCGAACCGGGTGTTCAGCCTTTTGGATGAAAAGGGAATTGATGTGGCAGAAGCGGACAATAAACGGTACAAAGGAAATGTCGTTTTTGAACATGTTACCTTCGGCTATACGGAGGACCATGATGTTCTCAAGGATATTCATTTTGAAGCAAAACAGGGAGAAACCGTTGCGCTAGTCGGCCATACCGGATCCGGGAAAAGTTCCATTATGAACTTGCTTTTCCGTTTCTACGATGTAAAAAAAGGCCGGATAATGATTGATGGGGTAAACATTCAGGATCTGTCCAGACAGGAAATCCGTAAGCATATGGGAATCGTCCTGCAGGATCCATTTCTGTTTACCGGCACGATTGCTTCAAACGTCAGTCTTGAAAATGAACAGATAACAAGAGAACAAATTGAGAAGGCTTTAACCGATGTAGGAGCGGAGAATCTTCTGAAAAATTTACCGAAGGGCTTTGATGAGCCGGTTATTGAAAAGGGAGGCACGCTTTCTTCCGGACAGCGCCAGCTCATCTCCTTCGCCAGAGCACTCGCCTACGATCCGGCCATTCTCATTCTTGATGAAGCAACGGCAAGCATCGATACCGAGACGGAAACGGTCATTCAGGAAGCGCTCGAGGTGCTGAAAAAGGGCCGTACCACGTTTATCATCGCCCACAGGCTGTCGACCATTAAAAATGCTGACCAAATTCTCGTTCTGGACCGGGGCAGAATCGCCGAACAGGGAAATCATGATGAACTGATGAAGCTGGAAGGAAAATATTATCAAATGTATCAATTGCAGCAAGGAAAACAAAATGCAGGCAGCAGCCTCGCAGGATAA
- a CDS encoding NAD(P)H-dependent oxidoreductase, translated as MNIQDKKQEIIKAFEFRHAAKTFQADKKISQEDFHFILETARLSPSSFGYEPWKILVVQNKEIREKLMPYTWGGKGQLQTASHFILIFSRNEKDMHHESPYIQHMMDANGLSEESQKIRRSIFKTFQESDFKLLESSRAMFDWSSKQSYIALANMMTSAAQIGIDSCPIEGFDKDKVEQVLREEGILTGDNLELSVIAAFGYRVDEPRAKTRQSLDTLVDWV; from the coding sequence ATGAACATTCAAGATAAAAAACAGGAAATCATAAAGGCATTCGAGTTCAGGCATGCAGCTAAAACCTTTCAGGCAGATAAGAAAATCTCTCAAGAGGACTTCCATTTTATCCTGGAAACCGCAAGACTGTCACCGTCTTCATTTGGGTATGAACCATGGAAAATACTTGTCGTTCAAAATAAAGAGATCCGAGAAAAGCTGATGCCATATACATGGGGCGGAAAAGGCCAGCTGCAGACTGCCAGCCATTTTATTCTGATCTTTTCAAGAAATGAGAAAGACATGCACCACGAATCTCCATATATCCAGCATATGATGGATGCAAATGGCCTTTCTGAGGAATCCCAGAAAATCAGACGAAGTATTTTTAAAACGTTCCAGGAATCTGATTTTAAACTCCTTGAATCGAGCCGCGCGATGTTTGACTGGTCATCCAAGCAATCGTATATTGCGCTCGCCAATATGATGACATCCGCTGCCCAAATCGGGATCGATTCCTGTCCGATTGAAGGATTTGATAAAGATAAAGTGGAACAAGTGCTCCGTGAGGAAGGAATTTTAACTGGCGATAACCTGGAATTGTCTGTCATTGCCGCTTTCGGTTACCGCGTAGATGAACCAAGAGCCAAAACGAGACAGTCTCTCGATACCCTTGTAGACTGGGTTTAA
- a CDS encoding helix-turn-helix domain-containing protein produces the protein MTDFKAYGYSCSVAATLDIIGGKWKGVILFYLLDGKKRFNELKRLNGEITQRMLTLQLRELERDGIVHREIYKEIPPKVEYSLTEFGQSLKPLILMMREWGEHHVEYVMEKRKNEA, from the coding sequence ATGACGGATTTTAAAGCATATGGGTATTCTTGTTCTGTCGCAGCGACGCTTGATATTATCGGGGGAAAATGGAAAGGGGTCATTCTTTTCTATTTGCTCGACGGAAAAAAACGATTTAATGAACTTAAACGTCTGAATGGGGAAATCACGCAGCGCATGCTAACCCTTCAGCTTAGAGAGCTGGAGAGAGATGGAATCGTTCACCGGGAAATCTATAAAGAGATTCCTCCAAAAGTCGAGTATTCTCTTACTGAATTTGGCCAATCTCTGAAACCGCTCATTTTGATGATGAGAGAATGGGGAGAGCATCATGTCGAGTATGTGATGGAAAAAAGGAAGAATGAGGCATAA